The DNA window CCAATCCAGCGAACAGTGCATAACCGTTGCCAAAAGGCAGTTTGCGGAAAAATAATTCAAATACCGCTTTTCGTTCATGCATCCCATCTGCCCAATAAGTCTCCGACATATTGATTTGATATAAATCTGTATGTAGCGCCAAACTGTCATCCGCATAATGCTTATCCATAAGATTCTCCTTCTTCCACCATCAGTAATGCTTCCAATTATACACCAATAATCCAAAGACAAAAATAAAAGTCATTCATATGTAGAGAACTAATGCTTCTTTTCTTCTAACCCCTTCAAATCAACACTTTTTTTGCAAAAATCTGTAATCTCACGTTTCAATCTTCTAGTTAATCTATCGACTACAAATGTACATGCTTTTTCTACACAATTGACAAAAAGTATATGACTACCCACAATTAATCATATGCCTTGACACTTTTCACCAAACATGAGATACTTACTTGGTTAACACAAAGGTAACTGGTAAATTTTGATAATCTGGCATTCTACGATAATGTTTTTGAGAATACTTATTCACACTGGAGCGATTTAAGGATCGCAAGGACGTAAAAGAAGGTAGGGTTTACGTTGCTTAGGTTAGAAAGCACCCAGTGGAACAATGACCGCGGTACTGAAAGTAATACTTTCAATGGAAATGATTCCCCAGTAACATGGGTTGAAAAATTGAGTCAAAACAAATTATGGTTACCTTAAACAAACAAAGGGATGTCCTCTACTTGAGGGCATCCCTTTTCCAATTCTTTAGCTGTTAATATTTGAGCGCTACATTTTTTAAAATGGTGTAATTGCGCAAAGCTTCAAGTCCTTTTTCACGTCCAAATCCACTTTTTTTATATCCTCCAAACGGCATCTGTACTCCACCACCCGCTCCGTAATTATTAATGAATACTTGTCCCGCACGAATTTTACTGGCTACTCGATGTGCTCTAGCCCCATCTTTTGTCCAAACTCCTGTTACAAGTCCGTAATCTGTGCCATTGGCTAAGTCAATTGCCTGTTGTTCCGTTTCAAATGAAAAAGCCGTAACCACGGGTCCAAAAATTTCTTCTTGAGCAACATAGCTGTCTGGTGACAGTCCATCAATCACAGTTGGTTGAAAAAAGTAACCATCTTCGAGTCCAACCGTCTTCTGTCGTTCACCTCCTGTTAAAAATGTGGCACCTTCTTTTTTAGCTACACCCATAAATTCAAAGATACGCGTAAATTGTTTTTCATTTAAAATTGGGCCAAGATCCAAATCATCTAGTCCTTTGCCAATTTGAATTGTTTTCATTTTTTCTACTACCTTTTCTAAAAACTCTTGCTTGATGGTTTGTTGAACCAAAAGACGAGATCCCGCTGAGCAGGTTTGTCCGGCATTTTGAATAATCGACCGAACAACCCAATCCACCGCTTCTTCTTGATCGCAATCATCAAAAACAATATTTGGCGATTTTCCGCCAAGTTCTAGCGTAACTGGCTTAACATTTTTCGCTGCTCCCATCATGACAGCAGAACCTGTTTGAACAGAGCCGGTAAAAGTAATATGATCCACATCTGGATGTTCAGAAATTGCGGACCCCGCTTCAAAGCCATAGCCTGTCACCAGATTAAACACACCTTTGGGCAGGTCCGTTTGATCAAAAATTTCAGCTAATTTGATCGCAGTTAACGGCGTGTCTTCTGCTGGTTTTGCAACGACCGTATTGCCTGTTGCAATCGCTGCGGCTGTTGAACGAGAAATGATTTGTAACGGATAATTCCACGGAATGATATGTGCCGTTACGCCAATCGGCTCACGCAGTGTGTAATCCAAAATTCCCGGTTGAACGGGTATGGTTTCGCCGAAAATTTTATCCGCCATTCCAGCGTAATACTCAAAATAGAGAGCAGAAGCCTCCACATCTTTACGTGCCTGTGTCAGTGGTTTTCCCGTATCAAGTGTTTCTAACAAGGCGATTTCTTCTATGTCTGCGCGTAAAGCACAGGCTACTTTATGTAAAATTCGTCCTCTTTCAATTGGTGGAAACAACTGCCATTCTTCGGACTCAAACCTTGTGCGAGCCGCTTGAACCGCGGCATCCACATCTTCTTTTTTGCCTCTTGGTACTTCCGCTAGTATTTCGCCAGTTGCCGGATTTTTTGTTTCAAATCGCTCTCCGGTTAGACTGTCTAGCCATTTCCCATTTACATACATTTGCTGTTTTTTCATTTTCCTGTTCCCCTTCTCGGTTAGATTCCACGTCCTCCGTCTACGTTTACTACGCTGCCCGTCATCATTTTTGCTAAATCAGAACTGAGGTATAGCACACAGTTCGCAATTGCTTCAGGTGTAATCAATTCACCTAATGGTACGCTTTTGCGGAATATACGTTCTTTTGTCTCTCCTTCATCACTGCCGGATGCTGTAAATTCACCAAGCATCTTCGTATCGGCTGGACCTGGATTGATGGCATTTACTCTTATGTTGTAAGGAGCTAGTTCAATGGCCAACGCTTTTGTCAACGAAATCGTTGCACCTTTGGAAGCTACATAAGCATTCAAACCCGGACGCGGCCGGTCTACGGAAACAGAAGCAATGTTAATAATCGATCCACTTTTTTGCTGTTTCATATATGGAACGGCCGCGCGTGAAGTTAAAAAAACCGCCGTTGAATTAATTGCCATAATGCGTTCCCAATCTTTTAAAGACACTTTTTCAATATCTGTCGCTGCCTGTGCAATTCCGGCAACGTTTGCCAAGACATCAATCTGCCCAAATGTTTCAGCCGTTTTTTTCACCGCATCTTCCACACTTTGTTCGTCTGTTAAGTCTCCTTGAATAACTAGTAACTGCTCCGGATATTGAGTCTTTAATTCATTAAGACCGTCTAAGTCGAGATCAATTGCCGCTACTTTTGTGCCATGTGTTAAAAATTGTTCGACAACTACTTTACCCATTCCACCGCCGGCACCCGTAATGATTGCTACTTTAGTTTCTAGATTCATCTATCTTTCCCCCTCTTTGGTCAGCAAATGATAGACTTTTTCTGCAATTGCTGATCCGACTTGTTGCGTTGTAGCAGTACCACCTAAATCCGGTGTCAGCACTTTGCCTTCTTGAATTACTTGTTCGATGGCGCTTACAATTGCAGCCGATAAATCTGCACGTCCTAAATGATCCAACATTAATGCAGCTGACCAAATTTGCGCAATCGGATTGGCAATTCTTTTGCCCGCAATATCTGGTGCCGAACCATGTATTGCTTCGAACATAGAAGGGAAATTACGTTCTGGATTGATATTGCCTGACGGGGATACACCTAGCCCTCCGACTAAGGCGGCTCCGAGGTCTGTCAAAATATCCCCAAATAAATTAGATGCGACAACCACTTCAAACGATTCTGGTCGCATGACGAAATACGCAGCCAAGGCATCAATAAAATTACTTTCAAGTTCAATATCCTCGTAATCTTTCGCGACCACTTCCACGACTTCGTCCCATAGCTTCATTGAATGGATGATAGCATTGGATTTTGTCGCACTCGTCACTTTCGATTTGTTGTTTTTTCGAGCATATTCAAATGCGTATTTTGCAATTCGCTCGACGCCTTGTTTGGTGATCACGGTGTTTTGAATGGCCATCTCTTGCGACTGTTGCTGGTATAAGCGACCGCCGATATTCGAGTATTCACCTTCTGCATTTTCACGGAATACCATGAAATCAATTGGCAAATCATTTTTCAAAGGAGATTCAATACCGGCCAATCGTTTAATTGGTCGCATGTTGACGTACTGTTGAAATTTTTTGCGAATCGGCATGATTAGTTCCCATATAGTAATTTCATCTGGCACCCGTTTGTCTCCAACAGCACCGAACAAAATAGCATCAAAGTTCTTTAACTGATCTAGTCCATCCGCAGGCATCATGTACCCATGTTCCAAGTAATATTCACTGCCCCACTCGAATTGCTGAAAATCAATGTTAAAAGTAGGGTCTTGTCGCTTAAGAGATTCTAATACTTTGATAGCTTCTTTTGTAACATCTGGTCCAATTCCGTCTCCAGGAAGGACCGCTATCTTATAAGTTGTCATATATTCTCCTCCAATTGCTTACTCTCCAAGAAGGAATAAACTGATTCCTGGAATAAATGAAATAATAAGTACATCGACAATCATCACCAGGATGAATGGAATAATCGCTTTCAGCAAACTTTCAAACTTTGTTCCAGCGATATTTGCAGCTACAAATAAATTGAGTCCAACTGGCGGTGTAATAAATCCGATTCCTAAGTTAACAATCATAATAATTCCGAAATGCACCAAATCGATTCCAAGTGCACTAGCAATAGGTACGAGAATTGGCGTCAAAATAATGATTGCCGCTGAAGTTTCCAAGAAAACTCCGCAAATCAATAGTAAAAGATTGATGATCAATAATGCGATAATCCAATTATCCGTCACGCTAAGCATTAACTCAGTCAACTCAGCCGGAATCCGTTGTCGCGTTAAGTAATAGCCAAATACTGAAGCGCCCGCAATGATGAACATAATCACTGCTGTTACTACAACAGAAGAAGAAAAAATACTTGCCAAGTCTGGCAGCTTAATTTCTCTATACACAAAAATCCCTACAAACAAGCCGTAAACAACTGCCACAACAGCAGCTTCTGTTGGCGTAAAAATTCCTCCATAAATTCCGCCCAATATAATAACAGGCATCATCAATGCGAGAAATGCATCTAAAAATGCTTTGAAAAAGTCTTTAAAACCGAACTTTTCGCCGCCCCCGTATCCTTCTTTTAAAGAAATCAAATACACCAGTAAAATCAATGACACCATTACAAACAAGCCTGGCACAATTCCTGCGATGAATAATTCACTAACAGAAACACCTGCCGCCACTCCGTAAAGAACGAGTGGCACACTCGGCGGAATCATAATTCCAATTGTCCCTCCAGCCGCTTGAATAGCCGTCGCAAAGCTTTTGTCATAGCCTTTATTGACCATCGCAGGAATCATCAACGCTCCTACTGCCGCTGTTGTTGCAGCTGCTGAACCTGAAATAGCTGCAAAAAACGCACAGGCAACAATCGAGACGATTCCGAGTCCTCCTCGAACACGACCAAAAATAACATTGGCTAGGTGAATCAGCCTGCGAGAAATCCCGCCACTTTCCATTAATTTACCAGCAAGAATAAAAAAGGGAATTGCCATAAGTGGGAAGGAGTCCACCGAATTGAACATTCGTTGGATAATCACGATCAATGAAACGTTTCCATCAATAAAGAAAACGAGTGTTGAAGCCAGTCCAAGTCCCACAGCAATTGGAACATTTATTAAAAATAAAACGATTAATAAACCAAATAACACCAACGCCATCTTCAGACACCCCCGCTTTTAAAGTCTTTTGAAAACTGCGAGGTCATGTTGATAATCAAAATTACACCACTTACTGGAATGATCATGTAGATCATCCCCATCGGAATCCGTAAAACTGGCGAGGTTTGAGACATGCCTTGCATCGCTAAATCATAGCCTTCAACTACCATTAACAAGAAAAATAGCAAACTTGCAAACGTGGCGATAGTGTAGAATGCCTTGCGTACAGGAACTGCAAATAATTTCACAAAAAACTCCATTCCGATATGCGCCTTTGATGACATAGCATACGATGCCCCTAAAAACGTTAGCCAAATCAAACTATAGCGCGCTAACTCCTCAGTCCAAGCAAGAGGCGAGTTGAGGATAAAACGGAAAATTACTTGAAGAAAAACGACGGTGACCAATAATGCCATAATCAGATTCAATACATGCTTAATGCCAACGTTCATATAACCGATCCATTTATTCATTGTCATGCCTCCGATATAAAAAAGAGAGAAAGGATTCTCTCTTTTTTGAGTTAATTATTTTTTTACTGAGCATCCAGAATTTCATTTAATAGATCTTGATACTCAATTGTTTCGTAAACTGGCTTTACAGCTTCCTGGAATGGCGCTGTATCAATATCTTCTATTATTTCCATGCCATTGTCTTTCAATGTTTGAATCGATTCTTTTTCCATTTCTACGATCAATTCACGCTCTCTTGCGCCTGCTTTTTGTCCTTCTTCCACAACAATGTCACGCAAATCTTCTGGCAATTCATCGTATGTTTGCTGACTCATCATGTAGATGGCTACAGAATAAACGTGACCTGTTAAACTCATGTATTTCTGGTTCGCATCATACAAACTAAATTGGTCAGCAACAATTGCTGGGTTTTCCTGAGCATCTACTACACCTTGTTGCAATGCTGTAATTGCTTCTGTCCAAGCCATTGGAGTCGGTTGTGCACCAAGTGCTTCAAAAGCAGCTAAATGAATTTCATTTTCCTGCGTTCTGATTTTCAACCCTTTCAAGTCTTCTGGTGTTTCGATTGGACGTTTTGCATTGGTAATGTGACGGTAACCATTTTCTCCCCAAGACAAACCTATTATACCATTTTCTTCCATTTTAGCGAATAATTCATCTCCTATATCACCTTCTAGAATTTCTACTGCCGATTCCCGGTCTTTAAATAAGAATGGTACATCTAAAACACCTAACTCCGGCACAAAGTTCGTAACAGGAGCAGTTGAAGATACCACCAAATCGACAGTTCCAAGGCCCATACCTTCTGTCAATTCTCGCTCAGCTCCAATTTCACTGTTTGCGAAAACTTCAATCGTTACTTGACCGTCTGTCCGTTCTTCAACAGCATCAGCCATTTCCAAAAGTCCAAGATGGTACGGATGATCATCCGGCAACGAATGTCCTGCCTGCAAAACAAATTTTTCTTCTGAGTCTTTTCCTCCTGATGAGGAATCACTATCAGAATCACCACATGCCGTTAAAGCCAATGTACTTGCCAACATTATTGAAACAAATCCAAATTTCTTCTTTGCCATCTTTGTTTCCCCCTTTTTTATCTTGCTCTAGCGCTTTAATAGATTCTACTTTTACAATAAAAGAAATTGTCTACAAAAAAACAAAATATTCCGTTTTTTATATTTTATAAAAATTCAGCGGGATGCAGTATCCCGCTGAATTCTGTTTATACTTGTTCAAGCAAGCGAAAATGCGTAGTGGATGCAGAACGCACTAATGCAGTGACCTACCTTACTTATCGATTCAAATAATCGGTTACTGCTCCTTGAGAAGAGCAAGATACATTATGCGCATATTTGCCAAGTACGCCTTTTTTATGAAGTGGCGGTGCTACCCAGTGTTTGCGACGTTCTTCTAGTTCTGTTTCGGATACTTCCATCGAAATTTCCTGCAAGTCAGAATCGATCGTAACAATGTCTCCTTCTTCTAGCAAGGCGATTGGTCCGCCAACTTGTGCTTCTGGTGCAATATGTCCAACTACGAGGCCGTGGGTTCCGCCTGAGAAACGTCCATCAGTTAATAACGCTACAGATGCATCCATACCTTTCCCAACAAGAATTGCCGAAATTGACAACATTTCTGGCATGCCTGGTCCACCTTTTGGTCCCACGTAACGAATAACTAGCACATCGCCTTCGTTTATTTCATTTGCCATTACAGCTTCTGTTGCTTCTTTTTCTGTATTGTAAACGCGAGCTGGGCCCGTATGACGTTTTACTTTCACGCCCGAAACTTTTGCTACGGCCCCACTTGGAGAAAGGTTTCCTTTCAAGACGATTAAAGGCCCATCTTTACGTTTTGGCTGTTCAAAAGGCATGATGACTTTTTGACCTTCCTTAAGAGCTGGTGCTTCCTGCAGATTTTCTGCTACCGTTTTACCCGTAGCCGTCATGCAATCTCCGTGAATATAACCTCCCTCAAGCAACATTTTCATCACAGCTTGAACGCCACCGACCTCGTGCAAATCCTGCATGACGTATTTGCCGCTCGGCTTCAAATCAGCCAAATGGGGTACCCTTTGTTGTAGGCGATTAAAGTCGTCAATTGTTAAGTCTACTTCGGCTGCATGAGCAATCGCCAATAAATGAAGAACCGCATTTGTCGATCCGCCAAGTGCCATGACAACGGTAATCGCATTTTCAAAGGCTTTTTTTGTCATAATATCTTTCGGATATATATCCAGTTCTAAAAGATTATGTACTGCTGCTCCAGCCTTTTCGCAATCAGCTAATTTCGCTGCTGATACTGCCGGATTAGAAGAACTTCCTGGTAAACTCATTCCCATTGCTTCAGCAGCAGATGCCATCGTGTTCGCTGTATACATGCCGCCACACGATCCAGCTCCTGGGCAAGCCCCACATTCAATACTGCGAAGTGTATTGTCGGTGATGTCGCCGTTATTATGCTGACCTACACCTTCAAAAACCGAAACAATATCAATATCTTGTCCGTTATGGCGTCCTGGAGCAATGGTTCCTCCATAAACAAAAACAGCTGGAACTTCAGAGTTCGCAATCGCAATCAAACAGCCGGGAATATTTTTATCACAGCCCCCAATTGCGACTAACCCATCCAAGCTTTCTGCTCCTACGACTGTTTCAATTGAATCGGCAATCACATCTCGGCTGGAAAGAGAATACTTCATGCCTTCTGTACCCATTGAAATTCCATCAGAAACAGTAATTGTATTAAAAATAAACGGGACGCCTCCAGCATCTCTAGCGCCTTTTTTCGCGCTAATCGCTAAGTCGTCAATATGTATGTTACACGGTGTCACTTCGCTCCACGTACTAGCGACGCCAATCATTGGCTTTTTAAAATCTTCGTCTGTTACACCTACTGAACGAAGCATCGCTCGGTTAGGTGCTTTCATGGCTCCATCAAAAACCTTACTGTTGATGCGCAAATCCTTTTTCATAATTATCCAATCCTTTCTTTTCTATTTATTATAGAACACATTTATCAGAATTCAATGAATAAAAAAATAATAGTTAGATATTTTTTTATTTGTCTAACAAGTCACAAATGTATCCGTTTTCATGTTATTATAACGTACTCACTCTTGATGTATGCAATATATAGCTTTATAATTACCATGTCTACAATAACTTTTTAGACATTGAGCTGCAGAATTTCTTTACATGCCTCTTCATACACTTGTCATTTTATCTTTTCTAAGACTTTGAACACCGGTCGGAATTCTGAGTAACAGGAGATGGTCTTTTGTTGATTCGCGAAGCCAAAAAAAATGAGTTTCTTTTACTAAAAAAACAACGACTTGCTTCCTATAAAATTTACAAAGAAAAACTATCATCAAAACAATGGGCTATGCTAGAAACTCATTTGTCTTCTGACATTAACCACCAGCCAGGCGTTGAAGTGTTTGTTGCAGAAATGGATGGGCAAATTGTTGGGAGTGTAGCCTTATTTCCTGCTGACTCCAAATCCTACGCAGGAACTTCCCAAGCAATTGAATGTCCTGAGATTAGAATGTTGGCTGTCAATCCCGATTTCCGTTCCCATGGAATCGGCAAGTTGTTGGTCGAACATTGCATTGATATTTCTAAAATTCGCAAACAAAAATTCATTGGTCTATATACTGGCTGTTTCATGAAGCACGCCATTAAACTTTATGAAAAAATGGGATTTGAGCGAATTTCTTCACTTGATTTTTCACCTTTAGATGACGGAGTTTTCGTTAAAGCTTTCCGTTTTTATTTATAAACAAACAAAACAAGCCACAAAGCCAGCTTGAAACGATGGCTTTGTGGCTTAGTAACGTCAGTAAATTTCTTTTTTCAAAAAGTAAACACAGGCTTCGTATGGCTGTAATACGCCTTTTTCACGCTTGTCATAGTTACTTAGAAGAAGTTCCGCATCGTAAGGGGTATTCCACGTACAGACATGTTCACTTAGATTTGAAGCAATGAGCATTTTTGTGTATTGATCTTCACGGATGTAGGCGTATACATCTGGACATCCAGAATCCGCTAAATCGGTCGTCCCATAAATCAGAACCTTCCAGTTTTGGCGTAAATGAATCATTTTTTTATAGTAGGCCCAAATAGATTTCGGGTCATCTTTTTGAGCCTCTACATTCAACCATTTGTAATTTGGATTTACTGAAAGCCACGGTGTAACTGTAGAAAATCCAGCAAACTTCTGATTGCTCCATTGCATCGGTGTCCGAGCATGATCTCGGCTAATTTTTTTAATAATTTCCATTACTGCTTCGTGAGACAGTCCTTCTTGTCGCTTATACCGATAGATGTTTTTTGTTTCGATGTCTTCGTACATGTCAATATCATCAAAGGGGGCATTGGTCATCCCAATTTCCTGACCTTGGTAGATAAAAGGCGTGCCCTGCATGAAAAAGTACATACAAGCTAGTGCTGTAGCGCTTTCGAACCAATAATCTTGGTCATTCCCCCAAATAGAAACTGTTCTTGGGCGATCATGATTTTCCACATAAAGAGAATTCCATGCAATGCCATATGTTGCTTTTTGCCAACGGTCTAAAACCTCTCGTAAGCCCTCTACGTTTAATCCGCTATTCAAACCACCACTGGCCGCTTTTATCGCTTCTAGTTGGAAAATCATATTGAACTTCCCTTCCTGCTCACCGATCCATAGCCCCATATTTTGTGATGTGACGCTATTCGCTTCGCCTATCGTGACAATATCATTATTCGAAAAAACGCGATCTCGCAGCTCTGCCAATATGTCCTGTAATCCTTCTACGTCAGTAAATCTTTCCCAAGCAGGAACATAAGGAGAAGATTGAGAAGGAGGCATGTCCCGATAATCTTTTTTCAGATGATTACTGGCATCTACGCGGAAGCCATCCACTCCTTTAGCTAGCCACCAATGGCTCATCTCGTATATGGCATTACGCATAGCTTTATTTTCCCAGTTTAAATCTACTTGGTTTTTAGTGTAAATATGCAAATAGTATTGCGCTGTCTTGGGATCAAATGTCCAGGCCGGCCCTCCGAAAATACTTTCCCAATTAGTTTGCTGATCACGCCATACGTACCAATCACGCTTTGGATTATCTTTAGAGGAACGGGATTCTATAAACCACGGGTGCTGATCACTCGTGTGGTTCACTACTAAATCAAGAATAAGTCTCATTCCTCTTTTATGCACTTCCTCTAGCAAGCGATCAAAATCTGCCATCGTCCCCATCTCTTCCATAATCGCTTGGTAATCACTAACGTCATACCCGTTATCAATATTTGGAGATTGGTAAATCGGGCAGATCCAGATGATGGTAATGCCCAGTTCATCCAAATAATCTAGTTTTGCTGTTATGCCATTTAAATCGCCCATGCCATCGCCATTCGAATCGTTGAAGCTCCTTGGATATATTTGATAGACGACTGCTTCTTTCCACCATACTTCCTTCAACGTCATCTCCCTCTTCCCGATACTAGAATGTGCTGTTGTTAAACCGACTTTCTAAATCTAGTTGAGCATACTTACAGGCTGCCATTGAAATTATGGAATGATTTATTAATGGTTTATATTCAATATTCTGATGAAAATCCCTGCAATTAAAATTTGGTTTTGGCTCATAGCCTTCTTATATACAAAAAGCCACCAACAATAGATGTCGGTGGCTTTTTTCTTTTATTCAGCTTTATAGTTTTCAAATACCTTGGTTGCAAATCCAGCAACATAATCACTGCCACCGTTTTCTTCAATTGATTCAATCATCATCGCTAAAATAAAATCCGGGCTTTCGGAATCATAAGCAACAAAAAAGCCATTTTCTTGTCCTTCTTCTCCAATCGCACCTTTCAACTCAGCTGTACCGGTTTTGCCAGCAATCTTGACCGTTTTACTGTTTGCCGATTGTGCATAGCCATCTACGACGACATTACGCATCCCAGTGCGGAGAACTTTTGCATTTTCTGCGCTAAGCAATCCTTCTTT is part of the Planococcus kocurii genome and encodes:
- a CDS encoding aldehyde dehydrogenase family protein, coding for MKKQQMYVNGKWLDSLTGERFETKNPATGEILAEVPRGKKEDVDAAVQAARTRFESEEWQLFPPIERGRILHKVACALRADIEEIALLETLDTGKPLTQARKDVEASALYFEYYAGMADKIFGETIPVQPGILDYTLREPIGVTAHIIPWNYPLQIISRSTAAAIATGNTVVAKPAEDTPLTAIKLAEIFDQTDLPKGVFNLVTGYGFEAGSAISEHPDVDHITFTGSVQTGSAVMMGAAKNVKPVTLELGGKSPNIVFDDCDQEEAVDWVVRSIIQNAGQTCSAGSRLLVQQTIKQEFLEKVVEKMKTIQIGKGLDDLDLGPILNEKQFTRIFEFMGVAKKEGATFLTGGERQKTVGLEDGYFFQPTVIDGLSPDSYVAQEEIFGPVVTAFSFETEQQAIDLANGTDYGLVTGVWTKDGARAHRVASKIRAGQVFINNYGAGGGVQMPFGGYKKSGFGREKGLEALRNYTILKNVALKY
- a CDS encoding SDR family NAD(P)-dependent oxidoreductase, whose amino-acid sequence is MNLETKVAIITGAGGGMGKVVVEQFLTHGTKVAAIDLDLDGLNELKTQYPEQLLVIQGDLTDEQSVEDAVKKTAETFGQIDVLANVAGIAQAATDIEKVSLKDWERIMAINSTAVFLTSRAAVPYMKQQKSGSIINIASVSVDRPRPGLNAYVASKGATISLTKALAIELAPYNIRVNAINPGPADTKMLGEFTASGSDEGETKERIFRKSVPLGELITPEAIANCVLYLSSDLAKMMTGSVVNVDGGRGI
- a CDS encoding tartrate dehydrogenase, with the translated sequence MTTYKIAVLPGDGIGPDVTKEAIKVLESLKRQDPTFNIDFQQFEWGSEYYLEHGYMMPADGLDQLKNFDAILFGAVGDKRVPDEITIWELIMPIRKKFQQYVNMRPIKRLAGIESPLKNDLPIDFMVFRENAEGEYSNIGGRLYQQQSQEMAIQNTVITKQGVERIAKYAFEYARKNNKSKVTSATKSNAIIHSMKLWDEVVEVVAKDYEDIELESNFIDALAAYFVMRPESFEVVVASNLFGDILTDLGAALVGGLGVSPSGNINPERNFPSMFEAIHGSAPDIAGKRIANPIAQIWSAALMLDHLGRADLSAAIVSAIEQVIQEGKVLTPDLGGTATTQQVGSAIAEKVYHLLTKEGER
- a CDS encoding TRAP transporter large permease, with the protein product MALVLFGLLIVLFLINVPIAVGLGLASTLVFFIDGNVSLIVIIQRMFNSVDSFPLMAIPFFILAGKLMESGGISRRLIHLANVIFGRVRGGLGIVSIVACAFFAAISGSAAATTAAVGALMIPAMVNKGYDKSFATAIQAAGGTIGIMIPPSVPLVLYGVAAGVSVSELFIAGIVPGLFVMVSLILLVYLISLKEGYGGGEKFGFKDFFKAFLDAFLALMMPVIILGGIYGGIFTPTEAAVVAVVYGLFVGIFVYREIKLPDLASIFSSSVVVTAVIMFIIAGASVFGYYLTRQRIPAELTELMLSVTDNWIIALLIINLLLLICGVFLETSAAIIILTPILVPIASALGIDLVHFGIIMIVNLGIGFITPPVGLNLFVAANIAGTKFESLLKAIIPFILVMIVDVLIISFIPGISLFLLGE
- a CDS encoding TRAP transporter small permease; the protein is MNKWIGYMNVGIKHVLNLIMALLVTVVFLQVIFRFILNSPLAWTEELARYSLIWLTFLGASYAMSSKAHIGMEFFVKLFAVPVRKAFYTIATFASLLFFLLMVVEGYDLAMQGMSQTSPVLRIPMGMIYMIIPVSGVILIINMTSQFSKDFKSGGV
- a CDS encoding TRAP transporter substrate-binding protein, giving the protein MAKKKFGFVSIMLASTLALTACGDSDSDSSSGGKDSEEKFVLQAGHSLPDDHPYHLGLLEMADAVEERTDGQVTIEVFANSEIGAERELTEGMGLGTVDLVVSSTAPVTNFVPELGVLDVPFLFKDRESAVEILEGDIGDELFAKMEENGIIGLSWGENGYRHITNAKRPIETPEDLKGLKIRTQENEIHLAAFEALGAQPTPMAWTEAITALQQGVVDAQENPAIVADQFSLYDANQKYMSLTGHVYSVAIYMMSQQTYDELPEDLRDIVVEEGQKAGARERELIVEMEKESIQTLKDNGMEIIEDIDTAPFQEAVKPVYETIEYQDLLNEILDAQ
- the ilvD gene encoding dihydroxy-acid dehydratase, with the translated sequence MKKDLRINSKVFDGAMKAPNRAMLRSVGVTDEDFKKPMIGVASTWSEVTPCNIHIDDLAISAKKGARDAGGVPFIFNTITVSDGISMGTEGMKYSLSSRDVIADSIETVVGAESLDGLVAIGGCDKNIPGCLIAIANSEVPAVFVYGGTIAPGRHNGQDIDIVSVFEGVGQHNNGDITDNTLRSIECGACPGAGSCGGMYTANTMASAAEAMGMSLPGSSSNPAVSAAKLADCEKAGAAVHNLLELDIYPKDIMTKKAFENAITVVMALGGSTNAVLHLLAIAHAAEVDLTIDDFNRLQQRVPHLADLKPSGKYVMQDLHEVGGVQAVMKMLLEGGYIHGDCMTATGKTVAENLQEAPALKEGQKVIMPFEQPKRKDGPLIVLKGNLSPSGAVAKVSGVKVKRHTGPARVYNTEKEATEAVMANEINEGDVLVIRYVGPKGGPGMPEMLSISAILVGKGMDASVALLTDGRFSGGTHGLVVGHIAPEAQVGGPIALLEEGDIVTIDSDLQEISMEVSETELEERRKHWVAPPLHKKGVLGKYAHNVSCSSQGAVTDYLNR
- a CDS encoding GNAT family N-acetyltransferase; the protein is MLIREAKKNEFLLLKKQRLASYKIYKEKLSSKQWAMLETHLSSDINHQPGVEVFVAEMDGQIVGSVALFPADSKSYAGTSQAIECPEIRMLAVNPDFRSHGIGKLLVEHCIDISKIRKQKFIGLYTGCFMKHAIKLYEKMGFERISSLDFSPLDDGVFVKAFRFYL
- a CDS encoding alpha-glucosidase; the protein is MTLKEVWWKEAVVYQIYPRSFNDSNGDGMGDLNGITAKLDYLDELGITIIWICPIYQSPNIDNGYDVSDYQAIMEEMGTMADFDRLLEEVHKRGMRLILDLVVNHTSDQHPWFIESRSSKDNPKRDWYVWRDQQTNWESIFGGPAWTFDPKTAQYYLHIYTKNQVDLNWENKAMRNAIYEMSHWWLAKGVDGFRVDASNHLKKDYRDMPPSQSSPYVPAWERFTDVEGLQDILAELRDRVFSNNDIVTIGEANSVTSQNMGLWIGEQEGKFNMIFQLEAIKAASGGLNSGLNVEGLREVLDRWQKATYGIAWNSLYVENHDRPRTVSIWGNDQDYWFESATALACMYFFMQGTPFIYQGQEIGMTNAPFDDIDMYEDIETKNIYRYKRQEGLSHEAVMEIIKKISRDHARTPMQWSNQKFAGFSTVTPWLSVNPNYKWLNVEAQKDDPKSIWAYYKKMIHLRQNWKVLIYGTTDLADSGCPDVYAYIREDQYTKMLIASNLSEHVCTWNTPYDAELLLSNYDKREKGVLQPYEACVYFLKKEIY